The following coding sequences are from one Cygnus atratus isolate AKBS03 ecotype Queensland, Australia chromosome 15, CAtr_DNAZoo_HiC_assembly, whole genome shotgun sequence window:
- the ZFAND2A gene encoding AN1-type zinc finger protein 2A isoform X5 translates to MDKDCKYNPAQQKEKIFTNKCLKPGCKRKEMMKVVCEQCNGNFCIKHRHPLDHDCKGSSHPISKAGYAALMRASQTAFKSTEAIAVPSNGNRQHNRYKLWNKMRWFKIVLGQHSMVVLLSYI, encoded by the exons ATGGATAAGGACTGCAAATACAATCCAGCACAGCAAAAGGAGAAG ATCTTCACAAACAAGTGCTTAAAGCCaggctgcaaaagaaaagagatgatgAAGGTAGTTTGTGAACAGTGCAATGGTAATTTCTGCATAAAGCATCGGCATCCTCTGGACCATGACTGTAAAGGGAGCAGCCACCCCATCTCCAAGGCTGG GTATGCAGCTCTGATGAGAGCATCTCAAACTGCCTTCAAGTCAACAGAAGCAATTGCAGTGCCATCTAATGGGAACCGTCAGCACAACAGGTATAAGCTGTGGAACAAGATGAGATGGTTTAAAATAGTCTTAGGTCAACACAGCATGGTAGTGCTGCTGTCATACATCTAA